The window CTTGAAAAACTCGCTTCGATAGCCAATGACTTAAAGCTGCCTTATTCATCTCTTAGTAAAAACCCACCTTGGTTAACAGTGATCAGTATTCAAATGTCACTTGCCACTCAATTAGGCTTGAGTGCAGATCAAGGTATTGACACGATTTTACTTAAAAGGGCAATGAATGAAGACCTGCCTATTCTCGAATTAGAAAGCGTTGAACAACAACTATCAATGCTAAAAAGTATGCCCGATCACGGTAAAGAAATGCTCACAACATCGATTGATGACTGGGACAAAATGAGTAGCGAATTCACATGCCTGATTAATGCTTGGAAATTAGGCGACAGCCAGAAATTAACCATGCTTTTTGAAGAAAGTCAGCACAGTGAAGCTATCGATAATGTGCTTATTTTTGATCGTAATGAAGATTGGGCTGAGCAATTAACGTATGGCTCAACTTACCAACAAGGTGAATTTATGATTGTAGTAGGCGCATTCCATTTATTTGGTGATAAAGGATTACCTAATTTATTAAAGCAGAATGGATTCACAGTGACTCAACTGACAAAAAGCAAAAAGGTTCAGTGCTGATTAGAAGATCACGAAGAACATCGGAATACTCTAAGCGTAAAGAAAAATATATGCCAGAAATGAAAAAAGCCTCGTCCTAAGACGAGGCTTTCGAAAGTGGTCGGTGAAGAGGGATTCGAACCCCCGACCCTCTGGTCCCAAACCAGATGCGCTACCAAGCTGCGCTATTCACCGACATCGTATATTTTAAATCTTACCAGATTGATTCTATCTGACTTGCATCCAATAGAAATAATAGTGATCAGTGAAGAGGCTAATCAAGGTTAAGGTTTACCCCCAACCCTCTGGTCCGCTATACCTAAAATCAGGATGCGCTACCAAGCTCTACTATTCACCGACATTGTATATTTTAAATCTTACCAGATTGATTCTATCCGACTTTCATCCAATAGAAATATAGTGGTCGGTGAAGAGGCTAAACAAGGTTAAGGCTTACCCCGACCCTCTGGTCCGCTATACCTAAAATCAGGATGCGCTACCAAGCTCTACTATTCACCAACATTGTATATTTTAAATCTTACCAGATTGATTCTATTCGACTTTCATCCAATAGAAATAATAGTGGTCGGTGAAGAGGCTAAACAAGGTTAAGGTTTACCCCCGACCCTCTGGTCCGCTATACCTAAAATCAGGATGCGCTATCAAGCTCTACTATTCACCGACATCGTATATTTTAAATCTTACCAGATTAATTCTATCTGACTTGCATCCAATAGAAATAATAGTGATCAGTGAAGAGGCTAATCAAAGTTAAGGTTTACCCCCAACCCTCTGGTCCGCTATACCTAAAATCAGGATGCGCTACCAAGCTCTACTATTCACCGACATTGTATATTTTAAATCTTACCAGATTGATTCTATCCGACTTTCATCCAATAGAAATATAGTGGTCGGTGAAGAGGGATTCGAACCCCCGACCCTCTGGTCCCAAACCAGATGCGCTACCAAGCTGCGCTATTCACCGACATTGTATATTTGAATCTTACCAGATTGATTCTATCCGACTTTCATCCAATAGAAATAATAATTATCAGTGAAGAGGCTAAACAAGGTTAAGGCTTACCCCCGACCCTCTGGTCCGCTATACCTAAAATCAGGATGCGCTATCAAGCTCTACTATTCACCGACATCGTATATTTTAAATCTTACCAGATTGATTCTATCTGACTTGCATCCAATAGAAATAATAGTGATCAGTGAAGAGGCTAATCAAAGTTAAGGTTTACCCCCAACCCTCTGGTCCGCTATACCTAAAATCAGGATGCGCTACCAAGCTCTACTATTCACCGACATTGTATATTTTAAATCTTACCAGATTGATTCTATCCGACTTTCATCCAATAGAAATATAGTGGTCGGTGAAGAGGGATTCGAACCCCCGACCCTCTGGTCCCAAACCAGATGCGCTACCAAGCTGCGCTATTCACCGACATTGTATATTTGAATCTTACCAGATTGATTCTATCCGACTTTCATCCAATAGAAATAATAATTATCAGTGAAGAGGCTAAACAAGGTTAAGGCTTACCCCCGACCCTCTGGTCCCAAACCAGATGCGCTACCAAGCTGCGCTATTCACCGACATTGTATATTTTAAATCTTACCAGATTGATTCTATCCGACTTTCATCCAATAGAAATAATAATTATCAGTGAAGAGGCTAAACAAGGTTAAGGCTTACCCCCGACCCTCTGGTCCGCTATACCTAAAGTCAGGATGCGCTACCAAGCTCTACTATTCACCAACATTGTATATTTTAAATCTTACCAGATTGATTCTATCCGACTTGCATCCAATAGAAATAATAGTGGTCGGTGAAGAGGGATTCGAACCCCCGACCCTCTGGTCCCAAACCAGATGCGCTACCAAACTGCGCTATTCACCGACATCGTATATTTTAAATCTTACCAGATTGATTCTATCCGACTCGCATCCAATAGAAATAATACTGTTCAGTGAAGAGGCTAATCAAGGTAAAGGTTTACCCCCGACCCCCGACCCTATGGTCCCAAACCAGATGCGCTACCAAGCTGCGCTATTCACCGACATTGTATATTTAAAATCTTACCAGATTCATTCTATCCGACTTGCATCCAATAGAAATAATAGTGGTCGGTGAAGAGGGATTCGAACCCCCGACCCTCTGGTCCGCTATACCTAAAATCAGGATGCGCTACCAAGTTCTACTATTCACCGACATAATCAACAGGAGTGCTGTTGAGGTCGCCTATAATACTCAGCACGGAATATTAAGCAAGTTTTACAAGCCATTTTTTCTAATTCTAGATTCAGTTGCTCATCAATCACACAAACCAGAGGAAACACCGTCACTTAAGTGATCTAAAACACATCATTAAAAACACAAATTAAACATCTTGCCAACCATTGATCCAAATCATCATAACGTTTTCATTCATTGATTATCTTGTAGCCACTAACCCACGACTTTAAGGAAAGCACATGGATTTTTGGCTGGATCTTCTATTTGGTAACGCTGTAGGGCTCTCTTCAATGATCGTCATCTTTATTACGTTGGGTTTAATGTTATTTTTTGGCGGCTACTTTGTTTACAAAGTGTTGTCAGCACCCTCTCCTCACTAGAGCCATTTCGCAAAATATTTTACTTGCGCCAGGATCAACTTGTCGGTATTGATCCTGGATTTATTTTATCTTTATCCTTCCCAGATTGCCTCGTATATACCCAAGTCACCTCAAAATGCAGGATTCAGAGTGGCCTCAATGTGTTTAACTCAAGGAAAATATGTGTAGAAATGGCACTCCCTTTCAAACATATTTGACACAGAAGAAGACACGTTGAGTCACTCCCGAAGGGCGAGTTTTATTGGACTCTATACGGCGTTGCTTATTTTCAACGTAGAACCACTAGGTCTATAAATTAGCGCCTTGCTTAGAGCCCAATAAATTCTCGCTGAAACGAGCATCTTGAGGTGACTTGGGTATAATCATTTCATCGCCCCTTAACGCCAAAGCATCATGTCAGATAACAATGAATTAGATCTCTTTCGAGAGATGATGGCCGATGTTTCACCACTCGAACAAGATCAAGTTGAAATCACTCAAAAATACCAAATAACAGAAACACATTTAGCACGTCAGACAGCAGCTCAAACCCTTACTGAAAGTGATCCTGAATATTTATCACTTGATAACGTCATAATGCGAAAGCCTGAAGATATTATTGAGTTCAAACGAGATGGCGTTCAGGAAGGTGTATTTAGAAAACTACGGCTTGGAAAATACGAAATACAAGCTCGCTTGGATCTTCATCGTAAAACCTTAAAACAGGCACGAGATGAAATTCTACAATTTCTAAAACAATGCCAACGCATGGATATTCGTACTGTCATTATCATTCATGGCAAGGGCGAGCGTTCTGATCCACCAGCAATGATGAAGAGTCATGTCGCAACATGGTTAGAGCAAATATCTGACATTATGTGTTTTCACTCGGCAATTCGACAGCATGGCGGTAATGGGGCAATCTATGTAATGCTAAAGAAAAGCCCAGCCAAAAAGCTCGATAATCGCGAGAAGCATCAAAAGCGCCAACGTTAAGGCTAAAGGCTAAAAAATTTCATAAAAAAGGCTTTCTGAGTCGTATTCCAGAAAGCCTTTCTTATTGTATAAGCTTATATATTCAATTGTATTTCACTGCTCTCTACGCTTGAATAACCACTCGTATTGCCAAAAGAATAAGAACAACACCAGATAATTGGTCGATCAACTTAGCTTTAGTACGCAGCTTATCTAATACTTTCGGATTCGATAATACAAAAGCAATAAAGGTATACCATAAACCATCAACCAGTAATGGCGTAGCTACAATGATGGAACGGCTGGTTATTTCAGTACCAACAGCAACAAACTGACTAAATAGCGCTAAAAAGAATAAAGCCAGCTTAGGGTTTAACAGTGAAATCATCAAGCCATCACGGGCCGCTTCACGTAAGCGTGCTTTTTTCCCCGCAGAGAGTTTCGCTGCCACACCACCTTTCGAGCGCAGTGCATTTACCCCAAGGTAAGCTAGATAAGCCGCCCCTGCATAAGAAATAAATGTAAATACAGTAGGTGATTGCTTTAATACCACCGCTAAACCCAATAGGGTGAGTAATGCATACACGCCAACACCGATTGCATGCGCCCACGATGTAACAACGCCATGCAGCCTTCCGCTCGCAAGGCTATGCTTAGCCACAACCGCTAAACTTGGTCCTGGCGACATTGCCCCCAACATACAGATCATTAATAACGAAAACCAAATACTCAGTGTCATGCTTTTGCTCCTTTTGCATGGCGGTAAATTAACAAGCAATGGCTATAATTAGAAATCAAAACAATTCATCAGCCTCATGATTATTAATCATAGGCATTGAATACATAGAGCTTCGCATCGTGGTTAAAAGTAATGTTCGCATCCACTGATGGGACGGTTCATTATTATATTTAGGATGCCAAAGTAACCAATATTTATGCTCGGGCACAGATATAGGCAGAGGGAAATAGGTGATAGGAAAGAGTTGCTTCATATTTACGGCAATATGTTCAGGGATCACCAACAACATATCAGAGCGACAAATAGTATTAAGTGCTGAAGTAAAAAAAGGCACCGAAAGCTTAACCCGTCGACTTAACCCTTGTTCAGCTAACCGCAAATCAACAAAGCTGTCTTTATCTCCACCACCAGTCACTGATGCATGATCGTAATACAAAAAATCATTTAATTGCAGTGTATCTGCCGTCGCTAGTGGGTGATCAGAACGCATCACACACACAGGATAATCAGCCCCAATCGGTTCTCCGCATAAACCATCCGGAATAGCGGATAGCATGGTAGAAACAAACTGAATATCGAGATCGGCTAATTGTTCAAACTGTTTAGGTGACCACAATTGATAAGCGACACTAACGAGTGGAGCGTGCTCGCGTAAATGCTCAACCACTTCAGGAAGAATATATTGCGCGACATAATCAGAAGATGATAGTACCACTTTACCCTGCCATTGTTCTGGCTGAAAGGTGACAGGTTCAAACAAACTATTGCACTCAGCCAAAAGGGAATCTAACTTCAACTTTAAGGCTTCAGCACGTGGTGTCAGCAATAATCGATTCCCCTCACGTATTAACAATGTATCGTTAAATACTTCACGCAATTGGGTTAACTGTCGACTCACTGCTGATTGGGTAATATGTAAACGCTCAGCAGTACGACTGACATGACACTCTTCAAGCAGCACTTGTAAGGTACGTAATAAATTGAGGTTATGACTCTTCATCTATTTTTCGCTACTCTTTTGCAATCAAAGCAAACTGACCAGACGTTAGCGACAATAAATCGTTAGGTGCGAGTTCAATTTCTAAGCCGCGACGCCCCGCGCTCACACAAATGGTTTCTAACCGCTGGGCTGATGAATCTAAAAAAGTAGGTAATCGCTTCTTTTGCCCTAATGGACTAATTCCACCAACGATATAGCCTGTTGTTTTCTCTGCAATCTGCGGATCAGCCATTTCAGCTTTCTTTCCACCCGCTGCTTTTGCTGCTGCTTTTAAATCCAACATGCCAGACACAGGAACAATGGCTACCGCCAACTTTTTTGGATCGCCATTAAGCGAAAAGAGTAATGTTTTGAAGACAAGATTCGGATTTTGACCTAGCACTTCAGCAGCTTCTAAACCAAAGTTAGTATTGGCAGGATCATGCTCATATTGATGAACATTAAAGTGAACCCCTTTCTTTTTAGCTAGCTTTA is drawn from Photobacterium profundum SS9 and contains these coding sequences:
- a CDS encoding TraB/GumN family protein; its protein translation is MFKKLFSKALMVLPFITTSVFSEPIVWQIKDANREFIILGSVHAGTRDMYPLPSAFLEHWKTADSLVVEANILRPSQAPLDMSGPTTSSMLNHQQLEKLASIANDLKLPYSSLSKNPPWLTVISIQMSLATQLGLSADQGIDTILLKRAMNEDLPILELESVEQQLSMLKSMPDHGKEMLTTSIDDWDKMSSEFTCLINAWKLGDSQKLTMLFEESQHSEAIDNVLIFDRNEDWAEQLTYGSTYQQGEFMIVVGAFHLFGDKGLPNLLKQNGFTVTQLTKSKKVQC
- a CDS encoding DUF3149 domain-containing protein; this translates as MDFWLDLLFGNAVGLSSMIVIFITLGLMLFFGGYFVYKVLSAPSPH
- the smrA gene encoding DNA endonuclease SmrA, producing MSDNNELDLFREMMADVSPLEQDQVEITQKYQITETHLARQTAAQTLTESDPEYLSLDNVIMRKPEDIIEFKRDGVQEGVFRKLRLGKYEIQARLDLHRKTLKQARDEILQFLKQCQRMDIRTVIIIHGKGERSDPPAMMKSHVATWLEQISDIMCFHSAIRQHGGNGAIYVMLKKSPAKKLDNREKHQKRQR
- a CDS encoding LysE family translocator, whose amino-acid sequence is MTLSIWFSLLMICMLGAMSPGPSLAVVAKHSLASGRLHGVVTSWAHAIGVGVYALLTLLGLAVVLKQSPTVFTFISYAGAAYLAYLGVNALRSKGGVAAKLSAGKKARLREAARDGLMISLLNPKLALFFLALFSQFVAVGTEITSRSIIVATPLLVDGLWYTFIAFVLSNPKVLDKLRTKAKLIDQLSGVVLILLAIRVVIQA
- a CDS encoding LysR family transcriptional regulator codes for the protein MKSHNLNLLRTLQVLLEECHVSRTAERLHITQSAVSRQLTQLREVFNDTLLIREGNRLLLTPRAEALKLKLDSLLAECNSLFEPVTFQPEQWQGKVVLSSSDYVAQYILPEVVEHLREHAPLVSVAYQLWSPKQFEQLADLDIQFVSTMLSAIPDGLCGEPIGADYPVCVMRSDHPLATADTLQLNDFLYYDHASVTGGGDKDSFVDLRLAEQGLSRRVKLSVPFFTSALNTICRSDMLLVIPEHIAVNMKQLFPITYFPLPISVPEHKYWLLWHPKYNNEPSHQWMRTLLLTTMRSSMYSMPMINNHEADELF
- the ybaK gene encoding Cys-tRNA(Pro) deacylase; protein product: MTPAIKLAKKKGVHFNVHQYEHDPANTNFGLEAAEVLGQNPNLVFKTLLFSLNGDPKKLAVAIVPVSGMLDLKAAAKAAGGKKAEMADPQIAEKTTGYIVGGISPLGQKKRLPTFLDSSAQRLETICVSAGRRGLEIELAPNDLLSLTSGQFALIAKE